In Aquimarina sp. TRL1, a single window of DNA contains:
- a CDS encoding LacI family DNA-binding transcriptional regulator has protein sequence MSKRITLKDISRLSGFSISTISKALHDDPDISFKTKRKIRELASVYNYVPNFLAKCLKDDTPNVIGISIPKIGDLPLRSLAREIKNIPQLKGKTCLDYTQPLVFFEGHQITQKMMKSDIAGIIVLLSDKK, from the coding sequence ATGAGTAAACGAATCACATTAAAAGATATATCAAGATTGTCAGGTTTTTCTATTTCTACCATCTCTAAGGCACTTCATGATGATCCGGACATAAGTTTTAAAACAAAAAGAAAAATAAGAGAACTGGCATCAGTGTATAATTATGTGCCTAATTTTTTGGCAAAATGCCTGAAAGATGATACTCCTAATGTTATCGGGATCTCTATTCCCAAAATAGGGGATCTTCCTTTAAGATCATTAGCCAGGGAAATTAAAAACATTCCTCAGTTAAAAGGTAAAACCTGTTTGGATTATACACAACCATTGGTGTTTTTTGAAGGGCATCAGATTACACAAAAAATGATGAAATCTGATATTGCTGGAATAATAGTATTGTTGTCAGATAAAAAATAA
- a CDS encoding DUF983 domain-containing protein: MARINNILKGKCPKCETGAVFNKQENQFLAIPKMNEKCPNCNHKFEVEPGFFFGAMYVSYGMTVAECIAIYIISSFFISSLLKIFILIVISILLLSFVNYKYSRLLWMYLFTKKVATS, encoded by the coding sequence ATGGCACGTATCAATAATATTCTTAAGGGGAAATGTCCAAAATGTGAAACAGGAGCTGTTTTTAATAAACAGGAAAATCAATTTTTAGCAATCCCAAAAATGAATGAGAAGTGTCCTAATTGTAACCATAAATTTGAAGTAGAACCCGGATTCTTTTTTGGAGCGATGTACGTCAGTTATGGAATGACTGTTGCAGAGTGTATCGCTATTTATATTATTAGCAGTTTTTTTATTTCTAGTCTTTTGAAAATTTTTATTCTCATTGTTATTTCCATACTCTTGCTCAGCTTTGTAAACTACAAATACTCCAGATTGTTATGGATGTACTTATTTACCAAAAAAGTAGCTACCTCTTAG
- a CDS encoding adenosine kinase, with amino-acid sequence MIRLQYPIYNIIGSLVLLMLLVSCQQKTKNQPKEENYSYQEARAKMIERNEKKSFDAAIVLTEEEQKLNSFISSYQTYFNTAVSHNKIPFYNQPFHQVQPVIDSSELYKVLKKMPKGGLLHTHSIGMTSIKWLISFAKEIPNCYVFVKKEDDKHLYGTLGIYFKEKSPEGFVLLKDILKQKPDFEKELYGLLTLKRQSLSDSLDYWTAFEERFRRVAQLLNYRPLFKAYYKQAFLELLEDQVTHVEIRMILDHLYDERTGSYPIETMITDIKKVIEEVQEENPNFSANIIYTSFKFLDVKAIDTQIKQAFDLKQKYPDLISGFDLVAEEDRGHTVAYYEKNWKLIDSLQQTLGVQLPLFLHAGESKSSKNQNLIDVSLLNNKRIGHGLNLLLYPEVMEQIKEKNMLIEVSPLSNQILGYVNDLRNHPARVLMANGLQCSINSDDPGVFGYQGLSYDFTMACIAWELDLRAIKKMVFNSIEYSGMPLEKKKKALQQLQSDWDTFIKDQTKLLEITNSNKK; translated from the coding sequence ATGATAAGATTACAATACCCCATATATAATATAATAGGAAGTCTTGTATTACTGATGCTTTTGGTCTCTTGTCAACAGAAAACTAAGAACCAACCAAAAGAAGAAAACTATTCATATCAGGAAGCAAGAGCAAAAATGATAGAACGCAATGAAAAAAAATCTTTTGATGCAGCTATTGTTTTAACAGAAGAAGAGCAGAAATTAAACAGTTTTATTTCGAGCTATCAAACATATTTTAATACAGCGGTTTCACATAATAAAATTCCGTTTTATAATCAGCCTTTTCATCAGGTACAGCCAGTAATTGATTCTTCTGAGCTGTATAAAGTATTAAAAAAAATGCCCAAAGGAGGATTGTTACATACACACAGTATTGGAATGACTAGTATAAAATGGCTGATATCATTTGCTAAAGAAATTCCAAACTGTTACGTGTTTGTAAAAAAAGAAGATGATAAGCATCTGTATGGGACTTTAGGTATTTATTTCAAAGAAAAATCACCAGAAGGATTCGTCTTGCTGAAAGATATACTAAAACAGAAACCTGATTTTGAAAAAGAGTTATATGGGTTACTTACATTAAAACGACAAAGCTTGTCAGATAGCTTAGATTACTGGACAGCTTTTGAAGAACGATTTAGAAGAGTTGCTCAGCTACTCAATTACAGACCTTTGTTCAAAGCTTACTATAAACAGGCTTTTTTAGAATTACTAGAAGATCAGGTAACACACGTGGAAATCCGTATGATATTAGATCACTTATATGATGAAAGAACAGGAAGCTATCCTATAGAAACGATGATTACTGATATAAAAAAGGTCATCGAAGAAGTACAGGAAGAAAATCCGAATTTTAGTGCTAATATAATCTATACCAGCTTTAAATTTTTAGATGTTAAAGCAATTGATACACAGATAAAACAAGCGTTTGATTTAAAACAAAAATACCCGGACTTGATCAGTGGATTTGACCTGGTAGCAGAAGAGGATAGAGGTCATACTGTTGCGTACTATGAAAAAAATTGGAAGCTGATAGACTCACTTCAACAAACACTGGGAGTTCAGTTGCCTTTATTTCTTCATGCAGGAGAAAGTAAGTCAAGTAAAAACCAAAACCTGATAGATGTCTCTTTGTTGAATAATAAACGAATAGGGCATGGTTTGAATTTGTTGTTATATCCAGAAGTAATGGAACAGATTAAAGAAAAAAACATGTTGATAGAAGTAAGTCCTCTGAGTAATCAGATACTCGGATATGTAAATGACTTGAGAAATCATCCGGCAAGAGTATTAATGGCTAATGGGCTACAATGCAGCATTAATAGCGATGACCCCGGGGTTTTTGGATATCAGGGGCTTAGTTATGATTTTACAATGGCATGTATTGCATGGGAGCTGGATCTTAGAGCAATTAAAAAAATGGTTTTTAATTCTATAGAATATTCAGGAATGCCCTTAGAAAAAAAGAAGAAAGCACTTCAGCAATTACAAAGTGATTGGGACACATTTATAAAAGACCAGACAAAACTATTAGAAATTACAAATAGTAATAAAAAATAA
- a CDS encoding LacI family DNA-binding transcriptional regulator: MPKNKATIQSIADTLGVSVSTVSRVMNGVGKKYRISAKTIAAIHETADKLNYTPNNIAKSLRLKKTFTVGLIIPDISNPWFAKIAMRIEEESRKRGYNIFLCNSNGDITVEKESLKLLENWKVDGIITAPIGIEYSHLLKSYKNGMPLVLVDRFFEKAELPYVSTNDEQGAFDANELLISYGHVNIACIQGLVGTSQNRQRVDGYKKALKKNGLKVEESLIVGNDFGYDNGYNEAKKIIKELHKNKVTAIFSTGNQITLGVLKAFKEESIRIPEDISLISFDENNYSELLYTPISTVSHVDNEIGSKAVAMLFNQINEEETEEVQRILAPTHLIERDSVRRIK; the protein is encoded by the coding sequence ATGCCTAAAAATAAAGCCACCATACAATCCATTGCTGATACACTCGGAGTTTCTGTGTCTACAGTTTCCAGAGTGATGAATGGAGTCGGGAAAAAATATAGAATTAGTGCTAAAACAATAGCAGCAATTCACGAAACGGCTGATAAGCTCAATTACACCCCTAATAATATTGCAAAAAGCCTTCGTCTGAAAAAGACATTTACCGTCGGATTAATAATTCCAGATATTTCTAACCCCTGGTTTGCTAAGATAGCAATGCGGATAGAAGAAGAATCCAGAAAAAGAGGATATAATATTTTTTTGTGCAACAGCAATGGAGATATTACAGTAGAGAAAGAATCATTAAAACTATTAGAAAACTGGAAAGTAGATGGGATAATAACGGCACCTATAGGAATTGAATATTCACATTTATTAAAGTCGTATAAAAATGGAATGCCTCTGGTATTGGTAGATCGTTTCTTTGAGAAAGCCGAATTACCATATGTCTCCACCAATGATGAGCAAGGGGCTTTTGATGCGAATGAACTCTTGATTTCTTATGGGCATGTCAATATTGCCTGCATTCAGGGACTTGTTGGAACCTCTCAGAATAGACAGCGGGTAGATGGATATAAAAAAGCCTTAAAAAAGAATGGTTTGAAGGTAGAAGAATCACTTATCGTAGGAAACGATTTTGGCTATGATAATGGATATAATGAAGCGAAAAAAATTATTAAAGAGCTACACAAAAATAAGGTGACAGCAATTTTTTCTACAGGAAATCAGATCACATTGGGAGTATTAAAAGCTTTTAAAGAAGAAAGCATACGAATCCCTGAAGATATTTCGTTAATTTCATTTGACGAAAATAATTATTCGGAACTTCTTTATACACCTATTTCTACAGTATCTCATGTCGATAATGAAATAGGAAGCAAGGCAGTTGCTATGCTGTTTAATCAAATTAATGAAGAAGAAACAGAAGAAGTACAACGTATTTTAGCTCCTACCCACCTAATTGAAAGAGATTCTGTACGAAGAATTAAGTGA
- the fsa gene encoding fructose-6-phosphate aldolase, translating into MKFFIDTANLEDIRTAEALGILDGVTTNPSLMAREKITGEEAILSHYQRICDCVQGDVSAEVIGTSFSEMLEEGERLAALDPQIVVKVPMTKEGIQAIKYFSDKGIRTNCTLVFSVGQALLAAKAGATYVSPFVGRLDDISTDGMALIAAIKKVYGNYQISTQILAASIRSPMHIIQCASIGADVMTAPLSAILKLLEHPLTNKGLAGFLADYHQAISK; encoded by the coding sequence ATGAAATTTTTTATAGATACCGCAAATCTGGAAGATATACGAACAGCAGAGGCATTAGGGATTTTAGACGGAGTAACAACAAATCCTTCGTTAATGGCAAGAGAAAAAATAACAGGAGAAGAAGCGATCTTATCACATTACCAAAGGATTTGTGATTGTGTTCAGGGAGATGTCAGTGCAGAAGTCATAGGAACGTCTTTTTCTGAAATGTTAGAAGAAGGAGAACGCTTAGCAGCGTTAGATCCACAGATTGTAGTGAAGGTTCCTATGACCAAAGAAGGAATTCAAGCCATAAAGTATTTTTCAGATAAAGGAATTAGAACCAACTGTACTTTAGTTTTTTCTGTTGGGCAGGCACTATTGGCAGCCAAAGCGGGAGCTACATATGTGTCTCCTTTTGTTGGGAGATTAGACGATATCTCAACAGATGGGATGGCGTTAATTGCAGCGATAAAGAAGGTGTATGGTAACTACCAGATCTCGACACAGATACTAGCAGCTTCAATACGTTCTCCAATGCATATTATTCAATGTGCATCAATTGGAGCAGATGTTATGACCGCTCCCTTATCGGCAATTTTAAAATTGTTGGAACATCCCTTAACAAATAAAGGACTGGCAGGGTTTTTAGCAGATTATCATCAGGCTATCTCTAAGTAA
- a CDS encoding nucleoside permease, producing the protein MHIKTRLTILNFLEFFSWGAWLLSAGAYMSTTLGFTGVQIGSVYATLGIASIFMPPVIGIIADRWIPAEKLFGISHLLLAGLFVVLTSMTSFNSFYMVTFLVALVYMPTLALSNSISYYNLEKEGLDSVVTFPPIRVWGTVGFIIAAWLVDVLGLKVSHEQFYLAAAASVLLGGYSFSLPLIPIVKNTSRTLFQRFGLDAFVLFKNKNLAIFLVFSVLLGAALQITNIWGVPFLNDFSISYKDSFVVKHAVFLMSLSQVSEVLFILAIPFFLKRFGIKIVVLISMFAWVFRFGFFGVGSPEGMGLLFLITSMIIYGMAFDFYVISGSLYVDKMSDAKVRSSAQGLFMMMVNGFGAVLGAYISGFVVDYYTANNGIKDWASIWFICAVYALIIGVLFALVFRYKHTGEENLVIKK; encoded by the coding sequence ATACATATTAAAACGAGATTAACAATTCTCAATTTTTTAGAATTCTTTTCATGGGGGGCATGGTTACTCTCAGCAGGAGCATATATGAGTACTACTTTAGGGTTTACAGGAGTTCAGATAGGGTCTGTATATGCTACTCTGGGAATAGCATCAATTTTTATGCCCCCTGTTATTGGGATCATTGCAGATCGATGGATTCCCGCAGAGAAACTATTTGGGATTAGCCATCTATTGTTAGCAGGTTTGTTTGTAGTCTTAACCTCCATGACGAGTTTTAATTCATTTTATATGGTTACTTTTTTAGTTGCTTTGGTGTATATGCCGACTCTGGCCTTGAGTAATTCGATTTCGTATTATAACCTAGAAAAAGAAGGACTAGATTCGGTGGTCACTTTTCCCCCAATCCGGGTGTGGGGAACTGTTGGATTTATCATTGCAGCCTGGCTGGTGGATGTACTAGGCTTGAAAGTAAGTCACGAACAATTTTATCTTGCTGCTGCGGCTTCTGTTTTATTAGGGGGGTATTCTTTTTCTCTTCCGTTAATCCCAATAGTAAAAAATACGAGTAGAACACTGTTTCAACGTTTCGGGTTGGATGCTTTTGTATTGTTTAAGAATAAGAATCTGGCGATTTTCTTAGTGTTTTCAGTTTTACTGGGGGCAGCATTGCAAATAACCAATATTTGGGGAGTTCCTTTCTTAAATGATTTTTCGATTTCCTATAAAGATTCTTTTGTGGTCAAACACGCTGTTTTTTTAATGTCTTTATCACAAGTGTCTGAAGTTCTTTTTATTCTGGCGATTCCTTTTTTCTTAAAACGGTTTGGAATTAAAATAGTAGTGCTGATAAGCATGTTCGCATGGGTATTTAGATTTGGCTTTTTTGGAGTAGGAAGCCCAGAAGGAATGGGGCTATTATTTTTGATCACTTCCATGATTATATATGGAATGGCATTCGATTTTTATGTGATTTCAGGATCTCTGTACGTAGATAAGATGTCAGATGCAAAAGTACGTTCAAGTGCCCAAGGGTTATTCATGATGATGGTCAACGGTTTTGGAGCTGTATTGGGAGCGTACATAAGTGGGTTTGTGGTAGATTATTACACGGCAAATAATGGGATAAAAGATTGGGCAAGTATTTGGTTTATATGTGCTGTATATGCTCTAATTATTGGAGTTCTGTTTGCTTTGGTTTTTAGATATAAGCATACAGGAGAAGAGAATTTAGTAATTAAAAAATAA
- a CDS encoding nucleoside hydrolase has protein sequence MKRKFIIDTDTASDDAVALIMAMNYPDVEVEAFTLVAGNVSLEQGVQNAMFTIELCKKEIPVYAGIGKPMLRSLETAEHVHGKDGMGDIGLLLSGYIPEKEHAVSILVQKINEHPGEISLICLAPLTNIATALLIDPSIASKVKECVIMGGIGEGRGNVTPIAEYNFWADPEAAKIVFESGMPIKMVGWDISRTYAVFDKTDAEKIKDIGTSLANFTVDIQKKCDEYARNNSRIKGFDLPDPIAMAVALDSDVATVVKDAYVRILTNDDYSRGQSAMDYTGATGMPPNAQVVLEADRGRFLEILYQALGKYK, from the coding sequence ATGAAAAGAAAATTCATTATAGATACAGATACAGCTTCTGATGATGCAGTGGCATTGATAATGGCTATGAATTATCCAGATGTGGAAGTAGAAGCCTTCACCTTAGTAGCAGGAAATGTAAGTTTGGAACAAGGAGTTCAAAACGCAATGTTTACTATTGAATTGTGCAAAAAAGAAATTCCTGTATATGCAGGTATAGGAAAACCAATGCTTCGTTCTCTAGAAACGGCTGAACATGTTCATGGAAAAGATGGTATGGGAGATATTGGTTTATTGTTATCGGGGTATATTCCTGAAAAAGAGCATGCAGTTTCCATATTAGTTCAAAAAATAAATGAACACCCTGGAGAAATTTCCCTGATTTGTTTAGCTCCTTTAACCAATATAGCAACGGCTTTATTGATTGATCCTTCTATAGCTTCAAAAGTAAAAGAGTGTGTAATTATGGGAGGTATAGGAGAAGGAAGAGGAAATGTTACTCCAATAGCAGAATATAATTTTTGGGCAGATCCGGAAGCGGCTAAGATTGTTTTCGAATCGGGAATGCCTATAAAAATGGTAGGCTGGGATATTTCCAGGACATATGCAGTTTTTGACAAAACAGATGCAGAGAAAATAAAAGATATAGGGACGTCCCTGGCTAATTTTACAGTAGACATCCAGAAGAAATGTGATGAATATGCAAGGAATAATTCACGTATTAAAGGATTTGACTTACCAGATCCGATTGCAATGGCAGTAGCTTTGGATAGTGATGTTGCTACTGTGGTTAAAGATGCATATGTAAGAATACTGACAAATGACGATTACTCCAGAGGACAATCAGCTATGGATTATACAGGAGCAACCGGAATGCCTCCAAACGCACAAGTTGTTTTAGAAGCAGATAGGGGACGTTTTCTGGAAATATTATACCAGGCACTAGGGAAATATAAATAG
- a CDS encoding TonB-dependent receptor, which yields MRNNFLIVIFLLFLGGTMTAQVTTSNIRGKVSDDQGLALLGADVIVVHTPTGTKYGSITNGDGRFNLLNLRVGGPYTITISYLGFKTQTQNDVFLSLGKTMTFDTVLTPDAEALGEVIVVSDGSGTFNGDKTGAVTSVTSRQLTKLPTISRSAQDFTRLEPTASGNSFGGRNDQFNNFSLDGAVFNNPFGLDSPTPGGQSGAQPISLDAIDQIQVSTAPYDVTQSGFTGASVNAVTKSGTNEFHGTAYGFFRDENLTGEKVKGDKVIRPDLSQYQYGFSLGGPIVKDKLFFFANLENDQREDLGTNGFIPDTGSGAINETRVLESDLIAVRQALSNLGYNTGAYEGFTYGSESIKGIVKLDWNINSKHRMAFIYNFLRASKELPAHPTAIAARGPNFQTLQFENSGYEINNRLQSFQLEVNSTFSDVITNKLQVGYSYFDDFRNPLSAPAPSIIIQDGQGSNYIVAGHEPFSIHNKLDQKVFQVTNNLNYFRGNHTYTVGVSFEKFEFDNSFNLTAYDNFAAGGNYYGLFRPYGSVQEFLDDASNPAGGLAGNLQFAQNAFENNNQLAIGAPGGWSLAETNVGQLAFYLQDEWNISDDFKLTYGIRFDKPLFFDTADKIRENIDRKGTYDPSIVYFNPNTGEETTIDSEVLPNDDFLISPRLGFNWNINGESTTQLRGGSGVFTGRFPFVWIGNQVQGVDSFFYQTVSPDFKFPQVWRTNIGADHRFENGITLTADISYTKDINAPHVQNWGLRNPSGTLNAPGDNRPVYTDADKGNNGYVFINSNKGRIWNTSLKAQKTFNNGLYASLAYSYLNAKDINSIEAEITGDAFDFNPVSGNANGDVLAHSKYGDTHRFIGVGSKQFKYGKSDQWSTTISTFFEYAQGGRFNYTYAGNINNDSSGQNNDLLYIPTEAEVQQMQFSGAGQAEAFEAFIRQDDYLSENRGKFAERYGALAPWRSKWDVKVLQDYNFEINEQKQTIQFSVDILNFGNLLNSDWGVISQPTTLNPLSVSLDTTTNTPTYTFNSDLKKTFGSDASLLSRWQMQFGLRYIF from the coding sequence ATGAGAAACAATTTTCTTATTGTCATTTTTTTACTGTTCCTAGGGGGGACAATGACAGCACAAGTAACGACATCGAATATCAGGGGGAAGGTGTCGGATGATCAGGGACTCGCCTTATTGGGGGCAGATGTAATTGTAGTACATACACCAACAGGAACAAAATATGGAAGTATTACCAATGGGGATGGTCGTTTTAATTTATTAAATCTTAGAGTTGGTGGACCTTATACAATTACGATTTCATATTTAGGGTTTAAAACACAAACACAGAATGATGTATTCCTTTCACTAGGAAAAACCATGACATTTGATACGGTACTTACCCCGGATGCAGAAGCATTAGGAGAAGTAATTGTGGTTTCTGATGGGTCAGGAACGTTTAATGGGGATAAAACAGGAGCAGTAACCAGTGTGACGAGTAGACAATTGACAAAATTACCTACAATTTCCAGATCTGCACAAGATTTTACACGATTAGAACCTACTGCCAGTGGTAATTCTTTTGGGGGGAGAAATGATCAGTTCAATAACTTCTCCCTAGATGGAGCAGTGTTTAATAACCCTTTTGGGTTAGATTCGCCAACTCCCGGAGGGCAAAGTGGAGCACAACCTATTTCATTGGATGCCATTGATCAAATTCAGGTTTCTACTGCTCCGTATGATGTAACACAATCTGGTTTTACAGGAGCGTCTGTTAATGCAGTGACAAAAAGTGGAACAAATGAATTTCACGGAACAGCATATGGTTTTTTTAGAGATGAAAACCTAACGGGAGAAAAAGTAAAAGGCGATAAAGTGATTCGCCCCGATTTAAGTCAGTATCAATACGGTTTTAGTTTGGGAGGTCCTATTGTGAAAGATAAATTATTCTTTTTTGCTAACCTAGAGAATGATCAGCGAGAAGACCTGGGTACGAATGGATTTATCCCTGATACGGGGTCAGGAGCAATTAATGAAACAAGAGTGTTAGAAAGTGATTTGATTGCTGTAAGACAGGCGTTGAGTAACCTGGGATATAATACAGGTGCATATGAAGGATTTACATATGGTTCGGAATCCATAAAAGGAATTGTAAAGCTCGATTGGAATATCAATTCCAAACATCGAATGGCATTCATATATAATTTTTTAAGGGCCTCAAAAGAATTGCCTGCACACCCTACTGCTATTGCTGCAAGAGGACCTAATTTTCAGACACTTCAATTTGAAAATTCCGGGTATGAAATCAATAATAGATTACAGTCATTTCAGTTAGAAGTAAACTCTACATTTTCCGATGTGATTACTAATAAATTGCAAGTAGGATATTCTTATTTTGATGATTTTAGAAATCCATTATCAGCACCAGCTCCAAGTATTATCATTCAAGATGGGCAGGGAAGTAATTACATCGTTGCAGGACATGAACCCTTTTCGATTCATAATAAATTAGACCAGAAAGTATTTCAGGTAACCAATAACCTGAACTATTTTAGAGGGAATCACACTTATACCGTTGGAGTTTCGTTTGAGAAATTTGAGTTTGATAATTCATTTAATCTTACCGCATATGATAATTTTGCAGCAGGAGGGAATTATTATGGATTATTCAGACCTTATGGAAGTGTACAGGAATTTTTAGATGATGCCAGTAATCCGGCAGGAGGACTAGCAGGGAATTTGCAGTTTGCTCAAAATGCCTTTGAGAATAACAATCAATTGGCAATAGGAGCTCCAGGAGGATGGTCCCTGGCAGAAACCAATGTAGGGCAATTAGCATTCTACCTGCAAGATGAATGGAATATCTCAGATGATTTTAAACTTACCTATGGAATCCGTTTTGATAAGCCGTTGTTTTTTGATACTGCTGATAAAATCAGAGAAAATATCGATAGAAAAGGAACTTATGATCCCTCAATTGTATATTTCAATCCTAATACAGGAGAAGAAACAACTATTGATTCAGAAGTACTGCCTAATGACGATTTCTTAATCTCTCCACGTCTTGGTTTTAACTGGAATATCAATGGAGAATCTACAACCCAGCTAAGAGGAGGATCAGGAGTTTTTACAGGGCGATTCCCTTTTGTTTGGATAGGAAATCAGGTACAGGGAGTTGACTCCTTTTTCTATCAGACCGTAAGCCCTGATTTTAAATTTCCACAGGTATGGAGAACCAATATAGGTGCAGATCACCGATTTGAGAATGGAATAACACTAACGGCAGATATATCGTATACCAAAGATATCAATGCTCCTCATGTACAAAATTGGGGGCTGAGAAATCCTTCGGGAACCTTAAATGCTCCGGGAGATAATCGTCCGGTATATACCGATGCGGATAAAGGAAATAACGGATATGTTTTTATCAATTCTAATAAAGGAAGAATTTGGAACACCTCTTTAAAAGCACAAAAAACATTTAATAATGGATTGTATGCCAGTTTAGCATATAGCTATCTGAATGCAAAAGATATCAACTCTATAGAAGCAGAAATTACAGGAGATGCTTTTGATTTTAATCCCGTATCCGGAAACGCAAATGGCGATGTATTAGCACACTCTAAGTATGGAGATACACATCGTTTTATCGGAGTTGGGTCAAAACAATTTAAATATGGAAAAAGCGATCAGTGGTCAACAACTATTTCTACGTTTTTTGAGTATGCACAAGGAGGACGATTTAATTATACATATGCAGGAAATATAAATAACGATAGCTCTGGACAGAATAATGATCTGTTGTATATCCCAACCGAAGCAGAAGTACAGCAAATGCAGTTTTCGGGAGCAGGGCAAGCAGAGGCTTTCGAAGCGTTTATCAGGCAAGATGATTACCTAAGTGAAAACAGAGGGAAGTTTGCAGAGCGATATGGAGCATTAGCTCCTTGGAGAAGTAAGTGGGATGTAAAAGTGTTGCAGGATTATAATTTCGAAATTAATGAACAGAAACAGACCATACAATTTAGTGTTGATATCCTGAATTTTGGAAATTTGTTAAATTCTGATTGGGGAGTGATTTCTCAACCAACAACATTAAACCCACTATCTGTTTCTTTAGATACGACTACGAATACACCAACCTATACATTTAATTCGGACTTAAAGAAAACTTTCGGATCAGATGCTAGTTTGTTGTCCAGGTGGCAAATGCAATTTGGACTTCGTTATATTTTTTAA
- the rbsK gene encoding ribokinase: MKKIITVIGSYNHDMVFRTTCFPEPGETVTARKLEMFSGGKGANQAVAAARLGGDVCFITKVGNDAFGENAKRKFSIDNMRTEYVLRDMKTPSGTAAILVNDEGQNCIVVNPGANDKLSPNDIDDCIEAVTEASFILMQLEIPYDTVKHVIKKADQMGKKMILNPAPTVALGDELYSKLFLITPNQTEAAALTGVTVENEVSASKAAAVFLEKGVQNVIITLGENGAFFKNKDQEFLVPIQEVEVMDTTGAGDIFNGALVVALAEGKSWRQAVEFANSASSIGVSRMGAQSSAPYRNEISV, translated from the coding sequence ATGAAAAAAATTATAACTGTAATAGGAAGTTATAATCATGATATGGTATTTCGAACCACGTGTTTTCCAGAACCAGGAGAAACCGTTACCGCGAGAAAATTAGAAATGTTTTCTGGAGGAAAAGGAGCAAATCAGGCTGTTGCAGCCGCGAGGTTAGGAGGAGATGTGTGTTTTATTACCAAGGTAGGAAATGATGCATTTGGAGAGAATGCAAAAAGAAAGTTTTCTATAGATAATATGCGTACAGAGTATGTACTTAGGGATATGAAAACACCTTCAGGAACGGCAGCTATTTTAGTAAATGACGAAGGGCAAAACTGCATTGTTGTAAATCCTGGAGCAAATGATAAGTTGTCTCCGAATGATATTGATGACTGTATAGAAGCTGTAACAGAAGCGTCTTTTATTTTGATGCAACTGGAGATTCCTTATGATACCGTAAAACATGTGATCAAAAAGGCAGATCAGATGGGAAAGAAAATGATTCTTAACCCTGCGCCAACGGTCGCTTTGGGAGATGAACTGTATTCCAAACTTTTTTTGATTACTCCAAATCAAACAGAAGCTGCAGCACTAACAGGGGTTACTGTAGAAAATGAAGTGTCTGCTTCAAAAGCAGCAGCTGTTTTTTTAGAGAAAGGAGTACAAAATGTGATCATTACTTTGGGAGAAAACGGAGCCTTTTTCAAAAATAAGGATCAGGAATTTTTAGTCCCCATACAAGAAGTAGAAGTTATGGATACAACAGGTGCAGGTGATATTTTTAATGGAGCTTTAGTGGTTGCCCTGGCTGAAGGGAAATCATGGAGACAAGCAGTTGAGTTTGCTAATTCAGCGTCTTCAATAGGAGTGAGTAGAATGGGAGCGCAATCTTCAGCCCCATATAGAAACGAAATTTCCGTATGA